DNA from Halorarum salinum:
ACTTCTTGATGATCGCCGAGACGTTCTGGACCGCCTCCTCGGCCATCTCCTGTAGCTGCCCGGTGGCGATGACCTGTCCGGGACCCTGCGAGGGCGTCACCTCGGCCATGACGGGGAGCATGATGCCCGAGTCCTCGCCCATGACGGCGAGCCCGTTGACGCGGCCGACCTGGAAGCCCTCCGCGACCTGCAGTTCGTAGTCCTTCCGACGCTCGATGTAGTCGTCCGCGAGCTGCTGTTCGATGGAGCGGCTGCGCCCCTTCGCCTGCAGCACGTGGTCGCGGGTGACCCGGTCGGCGCCCTCGCCGCGGGCGATGTCGCCCGAGACGCGGACCAGCCCGCCGAGGTTGCGCAGCTTCAGCGTGAGGTGGTCCTTCCGGCCGGCGCGGCGGCGCGCCTCCAGGATGACCTCCTCGATCGCCTCGGCCTCGAACTCCGGCAGGCGGCCGTCCTTGGCGACCTCCTGGGCCACGAAGCGGGCGTACTTCCGGCGCATCTCCGGGGTGTCCTCGATGGTGTCGTCCATGTACACCTCGTAGCCGTACCCCTTGATGCGCGAGCGGAGCGCGGGGTGCATGTTCTCCATCGCGTCGAGGTTGCCCGCCGCGACCATGACGAAGTCCGTGGGGACGGGTTCGGTCTGGACCATCGCACCCGAGGAGCGCTCGGACTGGCCCGTGATGGAGAACGCGCCCTCCTGGATCGCGGTCATCAGCTTCTGCTGGGACCGGATGTCGAGCGTGTTGATCTCGTCGACGAACAGCACGCCCTTGTTCGCCTTGTGGATGCCGCCGGCCTCGACGCGGTCGTGGCTCGGCGTCTCCATCCCGCCCGACTGGAACGGGTCGTGGCGCACGTCGCCCAGCAGCGCGCCCGCGTGGGCGCCGGTCGCGTCCTCGAACGGCGCGGTCTTCGTGTCGGCGTTGTTGACCAGCAGGTTCGGGATCATCGCGTCCGAGCCCCGCGAACTGTAGCGGAACGCGAGGTAGATGATACCCGCGGCGATGATGCCGATGAGGATGTTCCCGATCGCCAGCAGCGCGTAGCCGAGCACCACCGCGATGATGATCCACATCAGGAACGTCCGCATCTGGTTGCGCTTGCGGGCCTCCTCCTTGTGGGCCTCGACGATCTGTTCGCCCTTGCCCGCCGGCACCGTACGGACCTTGGGGTTGTTCCCGTCGTCGGGGTTGTGGTACACCAGGACGTCCTGGAGCTCCTCGGGCGGGAGGAGTTCGGACATCGCCTTCGCCAGCATCGACTTGCCCGTCCCGGGCGAGCCGATCATCATCACGTGGCGGCGCTGCTTGGCCGCCTTCATCACCACGTCGCGGGCGTGCTCCTGCCCGATCACCTGGTCGACGAGCCTGTCGGGGACCTCGATCTCGCCGGTGGAGTCGATGAGGAGCCCACCGAGCAGGTCGTCCTCGGCCTCCTCGTCGATCTCGGCCTCGATCTCGACGTCACTTCCGAGGTCGTCGATGGCGGCGTCCTGATCGGACGGGTCGTTGGACGTTCCGACCGTCCCGTCTTCCGCCGCACCGTTCGACCCCGGGTCGTCGACGGCGGGGAACTCCTCGGCTGCCCCCTCGCCGCGACTCTCGTTCGAATCGTTGCTCATAGAATCGTTACTACCGAAATCGAGGGCCCGTGAACTGATATACTTTCTCCCCTCGCGGCCTCCCCGACCCCGATCGGAAACCGCTCGTAAACCCGCGATAGGCCGGGATTACGCGGTCGCGCCCGTCCCGTCGGGCTTATAAACTCCGCGCGAGATACACGGCGTGTATGCGGGGGTTCTACATCGGGCGGTTCCAGCCGTACCACAACGGCCACCACCACATGGTCGAGGAGATCGCCGGCGAGGTCGACGAACTGGTGCTCGGCATCGGCTCGGCCGGCGACTCCCACACCATGCGCAACCCGTTCACGGCCGGCGAGCGCATCATGATGGTGAGCAAGTCGGTCGACGAGTTCGACCTGCGGACCTACCCGGTCCCCATCGAGGACCTCGAACGCAACTCGGTCTGGGTGAGCCACGTCCAGTCGATGTCCCCCAAGTTCGACGTCGCCTACTCGAACAACCCCCTCGTCGTCCAGCTGTTCCGGGAGGCCGACGTGGAGGTGCGCTCCTCGCCCATGTTCCGGCGGGAGGTGCTCGAGGGGACCGAACTCCGCGACCGGATGGTCCAGGGCGACGACTGGGAGAACCTCGTCCCGGACGCCGTCGTGGAGGTCATCGACGAGGTGGACGGCATCGAGCGCATCCGCCGCGTCGCCGACACGGACGCCAACGGCGACGACAGCGCCGACCCGGAGTAGGACGGGGATGTTCACGCTCGCCTCGGACTTCGGCTCCCCCTACCCGGCGGCGATGAAGGGCGTACTGCTCACGGAGGCCGACGGGGACCCCCGACTCGTCGACGTCGCCCACGACCTCCCCAGACAGGACCCCCGCGCGGCCGCCTTCTGGCTCCGGTTCGTCCTCCCCGAGTTCCCGCCCGCCGTCCACCTCGCGGTCGTCGACCCCGGCGTCGGCACCGACCGGGCCGCCGTGGTGGTCGGGGCCGGCGAACACGCGCTCGTGGGACCGGACAACGGGTCGCTCCTCCCGCCGGCCCGCGCGCTCGCGGGGATCGCCGGAACGGAACCGGACGTGTTCGCCGTCGACGTCGACGACCCCCGGAGCAGCACCTTCCACGGCCGGGACGTGTTCGCCCCCGCGGCCGCCGCGGTCCACGACGCGGGCGCGGAGAACCTCGCCGACCTCGACCGCCTCGAACCGACCGACGACTACGTCGACCTCCGCCTCCCGGAGGCCGAGGTCGAGGACGACCGCGCGGCCGGCGAGGTGCTCGTCGTCGACGGCTTCGGCAACGCCGTGACGAACGTGCCGGGCGCGTTCCTCGACGGCCGCGTCGGGGAGGAACTGCGGGTCGAGACCCCGGAAGGGGCCGTGACCGCGCCCGTCGTGGAGACGTTCGCCGCCGTCGACCCCGGCGACCCCCTGGTGACCGTCGGGAGCCACGGCTACGTGGAGTGCGACGTCAACCGCGGGCGCGGCGAAGCCGCGTTCGGGGTCGGTCCCGGGGACGAACTCGTGCTATCGTTCGGATGAACCGGCCGGCCCGTCGACTCGGGGGCCGGCCTGACTCCCCGACGACCTGTATCCACGACGGCGCTCCGCCGGTTCACAACGCGTCGGAGAGGTCCTCCTCCACCGTCTCGATCTCACGCTCGAGCACGTCGCGCTCGAAGTAGAGCAGTTCGACGGCGACGACGGCGACGGTCAGCGCGAGCACCATGTAGAACGTGTGCCGGTTCGCGGTGTACAGGTGATACAGCATCACCGGGAGAAAGCCGGCCGCCCCGACCGTCCCGACTGCCGTCGGGGCGGTCCGAACCTCCGACCGGTCGCGGTTCCGGAACGCGAGGTAGCTCATCCCGCCGAACACCACGATGAACGCGACGGACGCGAAGTTCGTGATGGCCTCGAGGCTGCCGTAGGCGGTGAACGCCGCCGTGACGGCGCCGAGGAGGAGCAGCGTCCGGTGGGGGACCCCGCTCTCGCTCGAGTCGCCGACCCGGTCCGGGAGGAGGTCACTCGAGAGCATCCCCTTCGCGAAGTAGCCCGCCGAGAACAGCGTCGCGTTGATGGCGCTCCCCGTCGAGAACAGCGCGGACAGCGAGATGACGAGCGCGCCGGCGCCGGCCATCCCGACCACGCCCGCCATCCGACTCGCCGCGTCCTTCAGCGCCGTGTGCGGGTTCGCCTGAAGCGCGCCCGGCGCGAGGTGGTACGTCGCGATGCCGACGAGCAGGTAGACGAGGACGGCGACGGGGATGGAGACGTACACCGCCTTCCGGATCGTCGCCGAGGCGCCCTCGATCCCCTCCTGGTCGTAGAACAGGAGCTGCCACCCCTGGAACGCGACGAACGAGACGCCCGCGGCCATGATCGGCCCGACCGAGGCGAACTGCGAGACGCCGTACTTCACCGGTTCGGTCGAGACGAGATAGCCGTAGGCCAGCCCGCCGACGCCGAAGAGCAGGAGGATGGCGACCTTGAGCCCGACGAGGACGTTCTCGGCAGACCCGGTCGCCCGCGCGCCGAGGAGGTTCAGTCCGACGAACCCCGCGACGGCGAGCACGGAGACGACCGGCCGCAACGGGACGCTCCCCACGGAATCCGGGACACCCGGGAGGGTGAGCCCGAACTCCGCGAACGCGAACGCGTACATCGCCATCGAGCCGACGTAGCCGAACAGGAGCGTCCAGCCGACCATGCCAGCGAGCGTGGCGTTGCCGGTGAAGTACTGGACGAACGTCACCGACCCGCCGTTCCCGTCGACGATCTCGTTGAGCGCGACGTACGAGTGGGCCGCACACAGCGCGACGACGCCGGCGAGCAGGAACGCGAACCACGTCGCCGCCCCGGTTATCCCGGCGACGACGCCGAGCACGGCGTAGATGCCGCCGCCGATCATCCCGCCCAGCGCGATCGAGACCGCCTCGGTCAGTCCGAGGCCCGGACCGTCGGGCATGTGCTCAGGTACGGCGCGGGAACTGAAAGGGGGAGCGGCCGACCCGGAAAAACGACCCCGGCGGGGCTCAGTTCGCCGCGATGACGTCGTCGATGCGGAGGATCATCGTCGCCGCCTCGGTCGCCGACTCCAGCGCCTCGCGCTTCACGGCGGCCGGGTCGTACACGCCGACCTCGGCGGGATCGCCGATCCGGCCCGACTGACCCTCGGCGACGACGCCCGCGACGCCGTCGCGGTCGAACGTCGCCCGGAGTTCGACGAGCGCGTCGATGGGGTCCATCCCGACGTTCTCGGCGAGCGTCCGCGGGATCGCCTCGACGGCGTCCGCGAACGCCTCGACCGCGAGCTGCTTGCGGCCGGTGACGGCGTTCGCGCCCGCGCGGACGTGGTCGACGACGGCGACCTCGGCCGCGCCGGCGCCGGGGACGACCGCGCCGTCCTCGACCGCCGCGGTGACGACGCCGACGGCGTCCTCGAGGGCGCGCTCCAGTTCGTCGACGACGTGTTCGGTGCCGCCGCGGACGAACAGCGTCACCGTCCGGGAGTCGTCGGTCCCCTCGACGACGGCGAACTCGTCGTCGCCGAACTTCTCGACGCGGACCTCGCGGGCCGTCCCGAGGTCGGCGGGCTCGACGTCGGAGACCGTTCCGAGCCGGGAGGCGCCGGTCGCCCGGGCGAACGACCCCGCATCGGACTTCTTCACGTTCGAGAACGCGAGGATGCCGGCGTCGGCCAGGTGGGCGGCGACGCGGTCGGAGATCTTCTTCGAGCAGACGATCACGTCGACGCCCGCGTCAGAGAGCGCGGACGCGATGGCCCGCCGTTCCTCGTCCTCCGCAGTCAGGGCCGCGTCCAGTTGGTCGACGGAGGTGATCGTGTACTCGGAGTCGACCTCCCCGCTCCGCACGTCGAGCTTCGCGTCGACCACCGCGACCGACGCGTCCTCGACGCGCCGGGGCATGTTGTCGTTGGCCGGCTCCTCCTCGAGGACGACCCCCTGGACGAGTTCCGTCGCGGCCGCCGAGCCGCCCGTCCACGTGAACGTCCGGATGTCGTCGCGGTCGACCCGGCCGTCCTCGGTCACCTGCGTCACGGCGTCGACGACGAGTTCGGCGAGGCGGTCCGCGGTCACGTCGCCGGTCCCCTTTCCGGTCATCGCGGACTCGGCGACCGCCCGGAGGAGGTCCCCGTCGACCTCGTCCCCGATCACCATGCCGTCGACGGCGTCGAGCGCCAGCCGGAGCGCCTCATGGTAGCCCTCGACGATCGCCGTCGGGTGGACCCCGTCCTCGAGGAGGTCCTCGGCGCGGCCGAGCAGTTCGCCGGAGAGGACGGCCGCCGTCGTCGTCCCGTCTCCGAGCTCCTCCTCCTGGGTCTCGGCGACCTCGACGAGCATCTGGGCGGCCGGGTGCTCGATGTCCATCTCCGTGAGGATGGTCGCGCCGTCGTTCGTGACGACGACGTCGCCGGAGGTGTCGACGAGCATCTTGTCCATCCCGCGCGGCCCGAGCGTCGTCCGTACCGCGCCGGCGACCGCCCGACCGGCCGCGATGTTCGAAGACTGGGCGTCGCTCCCGCGGGTGCGCTCGCTGCCCTCCGCGAGAACGTACAGGGGTTGCTGCATGTTCGACATGATACTCACCGGAGGAGATGGTTGCGGTTCTATATGAAGTTTTCGAGCACTGTCGGTCGGAATATGGAACTTTCGGCCGTGTCAGACCTCGGCACGGCGGGTGTCTACGGCGGCGTCAGCCCTTTCTACAACAACTAAGAGGGGCCCTCACGTTGCCCCACCGGATGCTGGAACTGGAACACGGGTTCCGGGTGGTCGACGTGCACGCGCAACTCGATCCCGACGAGCAGGCGGTCGCCACCCACGGCCGGGACATCTCCCCGGAGCGCCTCCAGCGCGAGATGCACCAGGCGGGCGTGGTGCGCGCGGCCGTCTCCCCCGGCCCCCGCCCGCGAGGTGAGGGCTACCTCCGTGCGAACAACGCGGTCGCTCGGCTCTCCGTCGAGCGCCCGTTCGTCGCGATGGCCCGGCTGAACGGGCCCCGGAGGGTCGGTGCGAGCGCGGGCTCGCGGCTCCGGAACCTGGCCGCGGTCCCCGGTGACCACCACGCCGAACCCGGGGACGTGGAGCAGTACGCCTACGACCACCGCTTCCACGGGTTCGTCGTCGACCCGACCCACGACGGCCTGCCGACCGAGGCCGTCCTCGAACAGATCGGGGCGACCGACTCGCCGGTCCTGCTCCACAGTTCCGAACGGGTCCCCCCCGCCGCCGTCGCCGAGTCGGTGCTCGAGTACGACTTCCCGGTCGTGCTCACCAGCTTCGGCGGGTTCCCGCTCGACAGGGCGCGCATGGACGAGGCGCTGGCGCTGCTCGACAGCTACGACGACCTCCACCTCGACACGAGTTTCGTCCGGTACCGGGAGGTGCTCGAACGGGGGCTGCTAGAGCATCCGGACAGGGTGCTTTTCGGTTCGGGCGCGCCGGACACCCACCCGGACGTCGGCGTGATGGAGGTGCTCACGCTCGACGTGCCGGAGGACCTGATGACGCGCGCGTTCACGAAGAACCCCGTCAGGCTGTTCCCCGGACTGGCGACCGGCGCCGAGGACTGACGGGCGAGCGGGCCGGCGACCGGCGGGGACCGAGGGTTCCGGGTTACGGCTCCCGCCAGTCGTACTTCGCGACGGCGCGGTCGGCACGGACGCTGAGCCCGTGGGGGTTCCGCGTCGAGGACCGATCACTCGCCCGCGCGACCAGACCGTCGGAGGCTCCCGTCGCGATCCCCGTCAGCACGTCGCGGCCGTTCCCGATCCAGGAGGTGGGGGTCGCCTCGCCGCGGGTGACCTCGCGGAGCGCCCCCCGACCGTCCGAGACGGCGTGCGCGAGGGTGCGACGGGCGACCGTCGGCCGGACGCCGTAGTTCTTCACGAGTCGGTACGCGAGCGCGCGGTACTTCCACCCCCAGTCGTGCTCGGTCCTCCCCCCGTCGGCCGCCGTCGGCGCCTCCCGGCGGACGGCCATCCCGGGGCGCCAGGCCACCTCGACGTCCATCCCGGCGAGGCGGTGTGAGACGTCCCGGGAGCCCCCCGTCTCCAGGTACTCGTCGAACCCGTCGAGTTTGGAGAGCAGGTCCGCGCGGAACGCGGCGTTGCGGCCGTTGACGTACGTCACCTCGCGGCCGACGATCCGCCGGCGTTCGACCGCCTCGCTCGTCGCTCCCCCTTTCACCGTCCGTCTGAGGGGTCCGGTCACCGCGTCGGCGCCGTCGACGAGCGCGTCCGCCACCGTGTCGAGCCAGTCCGCCTCGACCCGGTGGTCGTAGCCGAGGAGCGCCACGGCGTCGCCGTCTGCGATCTCGATGCCCGCGTTGCGCGCGACGTTGACGTTGCGGGCGGAGATCTCCACGAGCACGTCCACGTCCTCGCGGTCGCGTACCATCCCGGTCGTGCCGTCGGCCGAGGGGCCGTTGACGACGATCACCTCCGCGTCCGGGGCGTGCTCGGCGAGCGAGTCGAGGCTCGCCGCGAGCAGGTCCCGGCCGTTGAGCGTCGGGACGACGACCGAGATGTCCATGCGGGGATGTTTCCGCTCAGCCACTTAAAAGAGGGGTTTCGGGGTGACGGGCGTCCGACGGTCGCACGGGCCGTCTCGGACGTGATCTCCGTTTTCGTGTGAATTCCCCTACGTGTTGAGGAAGTACACCTGCTTGCGCGCGTCCTTGAAGGAGTAGCGCGACCCAACCAGCTCGCACTCCTCGAGGCGGTTCAGCGCATAGCGAACCGTCCGGTCGGGGAGCAGCGACTCGTCCGCGAGCTGCCCCTGCGAGAGCGGTGCCTCGCCCTCGAGCACCTTCGCCACCAGTTTGGCGCTCGGGGGGAGTTCACGGAGCCTGTCGCGGTACTCCGTCTTCGATAGGGGGTCGTTACCATCCACGTCCGCGGTACTGGTGCTCATACCACCAGCGAACGGGTGGTCATTGGTAAAGGTTACCTCAATATGACTGCAAAGGGTCCGTATTCCTTATATCCCTTATATCGATCGCCGGGAACGGTGAAGTGGCGGGCGGGGGAACTGGCGTGCGTGATCCCCGAGAGCCACCGGGACGTCCTGGAGAAGGAGTCGTTCGGCCACGTCGCCACCCTGCTGCCCGACGGGTCGCCGCA
Protein-coding regions in this window:
- a CDS encoding nicotinamide-nucleotide adenylyltransferase, whose amino-acid sequence is MRGFYIGRFQPYHNGHHHMVEEIAGEVDELVLGIGSAGDSHTMRNPFTAGERIMMVSKSVDEFDLRTYPVPIEDLERNSVWVSHVQSMSPKFDVAYSNNPLVVQLFREADVEVRSSPMFRREVLEGTELRDRMVQGDDWENLVPDAVVEVIDEVDGIERIRRVADTDANGDDSADPE
- a CDS encoding amidohydrolase family protein, with amino-acid sequence MLELEHGFRVVDVHAQLDPDEQAVATHGRDISPERLQREMHQAGVVRAAVSPGPRPRGEGYLRANNAVARLSVERPFVAMARLNGPRRVGASAGSRLRNLAAVPGDHHAEPGDVEQYAYDHRFHGFVVDPTHDGLPTEAVLEQIGATDSPVLLHSSERVPPAAVAESVLEYDFPVVLTSFGGFPLDRARMDEALALLDSYDDLHLDTSFVRYREVLERGLLEHPDRVLFGSGAPDTHPDVGVMEVLTLDVPEDLMTRAFTKNPVRLFPGLATGAED
- the thsA gene encoding thermosome subunit alpha, whose amino-acid sequence is MQQPLYVLAEGSERTRGSDAQSSNIAAGRAVAGAVRTTLGPRGMDKMLVDTSGDVVVTNDGATILTEMDIEHPAAQMLVEVAETQEEELGDGTTTAAVLSGELLGRAEDLLEDGVHPTAIVEGYHEALRLALDAVDGMVIGDEVDGDLLRAVAESAMTGKGTGDVTADRLAELVVDAVTQVTEDGRVDRDDIRTFTWTGGSAAATELVQGVVLEEEPANDNMPRRVEDASVAVVDAKLDVRSGEVDSEYTITSVDQLDAALTAEDEERRAIASALSDAGVDVIVCSKKISDRVAAHLADAGILAFSNVKKSDAGSFARATGASRLGTVSDVEPADLGTAREVRVEKFGDDEFAVVEGTDDSRTVTLFVRGGTEHVVDELERALEDAVGVVTAAVEDGAVVPGAGAAEVAVVDHVRAGANAVTGRKQLAVEAFADAVEAIPRTLAENVGMDPIDALVELRATFDRDGVAGVVAEGQSGRIGDPAEVGVYDPAAVKREALESATEAATMILRIDDVIAAN
- the lonB gene encoding ATP-dependent protease LonB encodes the protein MSNDSNESRGEGAAEEFPAVDDPGSNGAAEDGTVGTSNDPSDQDAAIDDLGSDVEIEAEIDEEAEDDLLGGLLIDSTGEIEVPDRLVDQVIGQEHARDVVMKAAKQRRHVMMIGSPGTGKSMLAKAMSELLPPEELQDVLVYHNPDDGNNPKVRTVPAGKGEQIVEAHKEEARKRNQMRTFLMWIIIAVVLGYALLAIGNILIGIIAAGIIYLAFRYSSRGSDAMIPNLLVNNADTKTAPFEDATGAHAGALLGDVRHDPFQSGGMETPSHDRVEAGGIHKANKGVLFVDEINTLDIRSQQKLMTAIQEGAFSITGQSERSSGAMVQTEPVPTDFVMVAAGNLDAMENMHPALRSRIKGYGYEVYMDDTIEDTPEMRRKYARFVAQEVAKDGRLPEFEAEAIEEVILEARRRAGRKDHLTLKLRNLGGLVRVSGDIARGEGADRVTRDHVLQAKGRSRSIEQQLADDYIERRKDYELQVAEGFQVGRVNGLAVMGEDSGIMLPVMAEVTPSQGPGQVIATGQLQEMAEEAVQNVSAIIKKFSDEDITEQDIHIQFVQTGQQGVDGDSASITVATAVISALENVGVDQSLAMTGSLSVRGDVLPVGGVTHKIEAAAKSGCDRVIIPKANEQDVMIEDEYEEMIEIIPVSHISEVLDYALEGEAEKDSLVDRLKNITGSALEKAGEGQGTRGPSSPSPQ
- a CDS encoding SAM hydrolase/SAM-dependent halogenase family protein, producing MFTLASDFGSPYPAAMKGVLLTEADGDPRLVDVAHDLPRQDPRAAAFWLRFVLPEFPPAVHLAVVDPGVGTDRAAVVVGAGEHALVGPDNGSLLPPARALAGIAGTEPDVFAVDVDDPRSSTFHGRDVFAPAAAAVHDAGAENLADLDRLEPTDDYVDLRLPEAEVEDDRAAGEVLVVDGFGNAVTNVPGAFLDGRVGEELRVETPEGAVTAPVVETFAAVDPGDPLVTVGSHGYVECDVNRGRGEAAFGVGPGDELVLSFG
- a CDS encoding APC family permease, coding for MPDGPGLGLTEAVSIALGGMIGGGIYAVLGVVAGITGAATWFAFLLAGVVALCAAHSYVALNEIVDGNGGSVTFVQYFTGNATLAGMVGWTLLFGYVGSMAMYAFAFAEFGLTLPGVPDSVGSVPLRPVVSVLAVAGFVGLNLLGARATGSAENVLVGLKVAILLLFGVGGLAYGYLVSTEPVKYGVSQFASVGPIMAAGVSFVAFQGWQLLFYDQEGIEGASATIRKAVYVSIPVAVLVYLLVGIATYHLAPGALQANPHTALKDAASRMAGVVGMAGAGALVISLSALFSTGSAINATLFSAGYFAKGMLSSDLLPDRVGDSSESGVPHRTLLLLGAVTAAFTAYGSLEAITNFASVAFIVVFGGMSYLAFRNRDRSEVRTAPTAVGTVGAAGFLPVMLYHLYTANRHTFYMVLALTVAVVAVELLYFERDVLEREIETVEEDLSDAL
- a CDS encoding glycosyltransferase family 2 protein, encoding MDISVVVPTLNGRDLLAASLDSLAEHAPDAEVIVVNGPSADGTTGMVRDREDVDVLVEISARNVNVARNAGIEIADGDAVALLGYDHRVEADWLDTVADALVDGADAVTGPLRRTVKGGATSEAVERRRIVGREVTYVNGRNAAFRADLLSKLDGFDEYLETGGSRDVSHRLAGMDVEVAWRPGMAVRREAPTAADGGRTEHDWGWKYRALAYRLVKNYGVRPTVARRTLAHAVSDGRGALREVTRGEATPTSWIGNGRDVLTGIATGASDGLVARASDRSSTRNPHGLSVRADRAVAKYDWREP
- a CDS encoding MarR family transcriptional regulator translates to MSTSTADVDGNDPLSKTEYRDRLRELPPSAKLVAKVLEGEAPLSQGQLADESLLPDRTVRYALNRLEECELVGSRYSFKDARKQVYFLNT